Proteins co-encoded in one Cynocephalus volans isolate mCynVol1 chromosome 11, mCynVol1.pri, whole genome shotgun sequence genomic window:
- the MYD88 gene encoding myeloid differentiation primary response protein MyD88: protein MAAGGPGSESASPAPSMSSLPLAALNMRVRRRLSLFLNVRTQVASDWTALAEEMDFEYLEIRQLETHADPTGRLLDAWQGRPGASVGRLLELLAALGRDDVLVELGPSIEEDCQKYILKQQQEESEKPLQVAAVDSSVPRTAELAGITTLDDPLGQMPERFDAFICYCPSDIQFVQEMIRQLEQTNYRLKLCVSDRDVLPGTCVWSIASELIEKRCRRMVVVVSDDYLQSKECDFQTKFALSLSPGAHQKRLIPIKYKAMKKEFPSILRFITVCDYTNPCTKSWFWTRLAKALSLP, encoded by the exons ATGGCTGCAGGAGGTCCGGGTTCGGAGTCCGCGTCCCCCGCCCCTTCCATGTCCTCCCTGCCCCTGGCTGCGCTCAACATGCGGGTGCGGCGCCGCCTGTCGCTGTTCCTGAACGTGCGGACGCAAGTGGCGTCCGACTGGACTGCGCTGGCCGAGGAGATGGACTTCGAGTACTTGGAGATCCGGCAGCTGGAGACACACGCCGACCCCACAGGCAGGCTGCTGGACGCCTGGCAGGGACGCCCGGGCGCCTCGGTAGGCCGACTGCTCGAGCTGCTCGCCGCGCTGGGCCGCGACGACGTGCTGGTGGAACTGGGGCCCAGCATTG AGGAGGATTGCCAAAAGTATATTttgaagcagcagcaggaggagtcTGAGAAGCCCTTACAGGTGGCTGCTGTAGACAGCAGTGTCCCACGGACAGCGGAGCTGGCGGGCATCACCACACTTGATGACCCCCTGG GGCAAATGCCTGAGCGTTTTGATGCCTTCATCTGCTACTGCCCCAGCGACATCCAGTTTGTGCAGGAGATGATCCGGCAACTGGAACAGACAAACTATCGGCTTAAGTTGTGTGTGTCTGACCGTGATGTCCTGCCTGGCACCTGTGTCTGGTCCATTGCCAGTGAGCTCATCGAGAAGAG GTGCCGTAGGATGGTGGTGGTTGTCTCTGATGATTACCTGCAGAGCAAGGAATGTGACTTCCAGACCAAGTTTGCACTCAGTCTCTCTCCAG gagCCCATCAGAAGCGACTGATCCCCATCAAGTACAAGGCAATGAAAAAGGAGTTCCCCAGCATCCTGAGGTTCATCACTGTCTGCGACTACACCAATCCCTGCACCAAATCCTGGTTCTGGACCCGCCTTGCCAAAGCCTTGTCCCTGCCCTGA